The Fimbriimonadaceae bacterium nucleotide sequence TCGGGCGATAGAGCCGGAAGGGCATGCCCCATTGCTCTTTCCACTTGATCTGGCTGAGGAAGTCGGCCTCGACCCCGGGCATCTCGTTCCAGGGCTTTAAGAGGCTCTGGTTGTCCCGCGTGAACATTTCGAAGCCGACCGTGACAGAACGCCCCGAATCTACGAGCGCTTGAATGATGTCGGCTTGGGCTTGGTGGTGCGCGGGTGAGTCGTGCGACTCGCCCACAAAGACGAACTGCGCATCCTTCGCGGCTTCGGCGACCGTTCGGGCCGAGGCCCGGGCTCCGTTCGCCAGGTTTGTGTACCCCATCCCTACCTGCACCCGTTCCGGTCCGTGGAGATCGAGGAGGTAGGGGTCAACGTCGGCCATTGCGGCGACGATAAAGCTGATCACAGACCCATTCTCCGGTACTGAGAGCCCGTAAGTCAACAGGTACCCTTCCCACAAAGTGCGCATATGGCTTGGTGGAGTCGCGGCAGGCCTCATCGTCTTCGGTTGCCGTCCTGCCGAGGAGTCGACGATCGTGGTCCAACCCCCGACCCATAGCGGCTACCGCGCAGAACCTTTAGACACCGACGCGGAACTGGCCGAACAATTGCGGTCGGGGGCCGTTCAGGCTTCGGCCGCCAGCGAGACGATCGAAGAGGCGCTCAAGTTTGCGAAACTCGTGGCGGCGGAGTCTCCGGACGAGACGCGCGAAGCCGCGGAGAACATCTCTGACTACGTCGACAGCGCCGGCGCGACGGTGGTCGACGCGGGTGCGAACCCACCGGTGCTAGGCGACGTGAAGGCCAACTTTGTGAAAGCCGACGACGAGCGCAAGAAGAGGATCGAGAACCTGAACGACGCCTTCCGCGACTTGCAGGAAGCCCTGGGCGCCGCCAAAAGCCTGAGCGAGCAGGACGATCGCTTCGCCCAACTCGCCGACCTGATCCAAGTCGCCATGGACGACACGGGCGACGCGGTGAAGGCCTACGGCGGACAGATCGAGGACGCCGACGCCGGCGAATGAAGGGGCGGTAGGCTTAACCCCATGAGCGAACGGCTTTGGGCGCCTTGGCGGTTCAACTACGTCCAAAAAGCGGACGCCCAGAACGCGACGGGCAACATCTTCGTCGACCTCCCCGCCATGGACGACGACCGCCAGAACCTCATCCTCTATCGGGGTGAGACCGCGTTCGTCCTCATGAACGCCTATCCTTACACGAGCGGCCACCTGCTCGTCGCGCCGTTCCGCAAGGTCGCCGACATTGTCGGGCTTTCGCCCGAAGAGCTCAGCGAGATCAACCAATTGGTGGTCAAGTGCGTCCAGTGGACGCGCGCAGCTTACTCACCAGACGGTTACAATATCGGCGTGAACATGGGCCGTGCCGCAGGCGCGGGGATCCCGGGCCATATCCATTGGCACGTGGTGCCTCGCTGGTCTGGGGACACGAACTTTATGGGCACGGTCGGCGACGTCCGAGTGATCCCTCAAGACCTCACCCAGGCTTACGACCTCCTGCTGGGAATCGTCAAAGGCAGTTAGAACTCCAACCCCAATTGACGGGCTTCCTCGACCGGAGGCGTCCTTTCGCGAAGGCGCACCGCCGTCTCCCAGGCTTTGGCTATATCTTCCACCAAAAGGCGGTACCCGCCATCTGACGAAGCCCCTTGGTTCCGCAAGATGTAGGCGGGGTGCAAGGTCGCGATGGCGCACCGGGCGAACTCGCTGGGAAAGTAGCGCCCCCTCTCGGCCGTGATCTTGAACGCCTTCTTGATGAGGTTCTTCGCCGAAGGGGCGCCGATGCAGAGGACGACCTCCGGCGCGATCGCGGCAAGCTGCGGCAGCAACCAGGAGCGGCAGGCGGCGGTCTCCTCTTCGGCCGGGGGTCGGTTCACGGGCCGCCCCGTAGACCAGTCGCACGCCCGGCACTTCACCGTGTTGCAGATGTAGACCTTGGTGCGGTCCAAGCCGTTCTCCGCCAAGGCCTGGTCCAGGAGCTTGCCCGCCCTGCCGACGAAGGGGCGGCCCGTCCGGTCCTCCTCGTCGCCCGGCCCTTCGCCCACGAGCACCAGAGGGCTAGACGGGTTTCCCTCGCCGAAGACCACGTTCCGACGCCGCTCCGCCAAGGGGCACAGCCGGCACGAATGAGCCCGCAGGGCAAGCTCTTGGAGGCCAGAGCCGGTCAATGTCGCCACACCATTTCGGACGATTCGGGCGGCCCCTGGGTGCCGCTATGGCCCGGCAGGTTTTCAACATTGGAACGCAGGTAACGGAATTTCGGCAAGGGCCGAACCGCCCGGGCCTGCCAATATTGGCAATGTGCGTGTCGCCGTTGTTGGTGCTGGGATCATGGGGCTCTGCACCGCCCGCGCCCTGGCCGATCGTGGCCACCAGGTCGTCGTCTTTGAGAAGGCTGAGCCTGGAAACCGGCTGGGCAGCACTTCGGGCCGCTCGCGGATCGTGCGACAGGCGTACCCCGACCGCTTCTATTCCGAGATCCTCTTGGAAGGGCACGCCCTTTGGCAAGAATTGGAACAGGCAGCGGGCAAAAGGCTGGTCCATGCCGTCGGCCTACTCTATATCGGCCCTCGGGACGAAGCTGAGATCCAGATGGAGGTGCAGACCCTCTCCAGCCTGAACCAGGTGCACAAGCTGGTCGGCCCGGAAGAGGTCCGCTCGGTCAGTCCCACCATCCGCCTGCAGCACCACGAGATCGCGATCCATACGCTCGAGGCGGGCTGGGCCGACGTGCCGGCCGTGCTCGACGCGGTCGCGCTCCTGGCCATGCAGGCCGGCGCCGAGTTCGCGACAAAGGAGGTAAGCCCCGACGAGCAGTTCGAAGATTTTGACCGGGCCGTCGTCACGGTCGGCCCCTGGGTGACGCGCTGGGGCAAGTTGAGACAGGGATCGAACGGGAAAAGCTCCGTCTATGGCGAATCCAGCAACCGGAAGCAGACCGGACTGGCAGTGACTCTGCAGACCTACGCCTATGTCCGAGGCCACCACCAGGGCCCGGTGTGGATCGAGGGCTTTGGCGACCATCTCTATGGTTTTCCGAACGAGCCGGGCAAGGACTGCTTTAAGATCGGGCTCCATTCTCCGGGACCGGTGACGGACCCGGACGACCCCCACCGCATCCCGGACCGGCGCGTGCAGTCCGAGATCAAGGAAGCGGCGCGAAGGCGCTTCGACCTGAAGAGCCCGGAAATCATCGAGGCCCACACGTGTCCCTACACCACGGCCCCGAACGACGACTTCAAGATTGGGTGGCGTGACGACAAAACGCTGCTGGCTTCGCCCTGCAGCGGGCACGGCTTCAAATTCGGCCCTTGGATGGGCCAGTTCCTGGCCGACCTCGCGGAAGGCAAGCAGAAGATCGACGCCTATCCGCGCTGGCACTGGAAGTCCTCAGACGACGCGGCCAAGGCCATCGCGTAGTAACGCCACGTGCCACGCTATAAGTCGATCGTTTGCTGGCTTCGCCGTGACCTGCGACTGGAGGACAACACGGCCCTGGCCGAGGCGACCCGGTCGGCTGAACACGTCGCGGTCGCGTTCGTTTACGACCGTGAGATCCTTGACCCGCTTCTGGACAGGGACGACAGGCGCGTCACCTTTATCCATGAGTCGGTCGGCGAACTTGAGAGAAAGCTTGCGGCAAAGGGGTCAGGGATCGTTACGCTCTATGGCACCCCCGGTGAAGAAATCCCTCGTTTAGCCGAGCAAGTCGGCGCTGAGGCGGTCTTTGCTAGCCATGATGACGACCCTTATGCCCTAACCCGGGACCACCTCGTAAAGGCCAGCCTTAAGTCTGCAGGCCGCGAGTTTTATACATTTAAAGATATTGTCGTCTTCGAACGCACGGAAGTCTTGAACCAATCAGGCGAACCCTTCAAAGTCTTTACCCCTTATAGCAAGGCGTGGAAGGCGGCTCTCCAACCGCCTATGATCCAGCCGGCTGAAGCAGACACCTCGCGACTTGCGCCGCGTAAGCTCTTGCCTTCTTTCGGAAACTTGAGTCTCGACCAGATCGGGTTTCAGAAAGGGGATTTGTGGCTGGAGCCGGGCGAGGACGCAGCGCTACGCCGCCTAGAGGATTTCTTCGCGGGCGCCTGCGACGACTATGCTGAAATGAGGGACTTCCCGGGCATCCAGGGCACCAGCGGCCTGAGCGTCCACCTCCGCCACGGCACGGTCTCGATCCGGCAGTGCTTCCGAAGAGCTTACGAGGAAGAGGGGCGGGGTGCGGCTAAATGGATCGACGAGCTGATTTGGCGTGAGTTCTATCACATGATCCTTGCTAACTTTCCCAATGTCGTCCAGGAGAGCTTCCGTCCAGAATATAGAAACCTTGAATGGCCAGGGTCCGATGAAGACTACAGGGCCTGGGAAGAGGGGCGAACGGGCTACCCAATCGTCGACGCGGCGATGCGCTGCCTTAACGCGACGGGATGGATGCACAACCGGCTCCGGATGGTGACGGCCATGTTCCTCACAAAAGACCTCCTGGTGGACTATCGAAAGGGCGAAGCTTATTTTGCCCGGAAACTCCTCGACTTTGAGCTTTCCAGCAACAATGGAGGATGGCAATGGAGCGCAAGCACGGGGGTGGACGCCCAACCCTATTTCCGCATCTTCAACCCGGTCCTGCAAAGCAAGAAGTTCGACCCCGAAGGGAAATTCATAAAAACCTGGTGCCCCGAGTTGAAGAACTTTAGCCCGGAGCATGTGCACTGGCCGTCCGGGGCCCCGCTGATGGAACAGCAGCTGGCGGGGTGCGAGGTCGGCAAGGACTACCCCTTGCCGATCGTCGACCACGGCACCATGCGGGAGAGGGCCGTGAAGCTCCTTACGCTTCCTTCTTGATAGAATTCAGCGCGTGCCTGCTAATCGGGCACTTGGTGCAAGCCTCATGGATCTGGAGCAGCGTCTCTTGATGGTCGCGCGAGGGGAAGCCTTCGCGCTCATCGCCAAGCTGGGAGAGGGCCGCGAGGGTCTGCGACATGGTGAAGTTGAGCCGACAGGCGAGTTCTTCCGGTTTCGCGTCGTGCAGAGCGTCCAGAATGATGAGCAGCGCCTGCTCGTGGATCGTCCGCGCGACGTGGACGATATCGGGCGTGGCAAGTCTGTTTGGCATAGAACCTAGGAGCCCTTTGAAGTGGAGGCATTCAAGATTGTTGGATAGCGAGAACGTTCCATCTATGACGAAAAACAGGCAGTCAACTCGGATCCAGCTCCCAAGAGAGAACCGGGGCTGGTACGGCTTCGCGGCCTGGCTTGTCCGCAGCCTCCTGGCGACCCTCGGCGGCGGGATCGAGCGGATCGGGTTGGAAAACGTCCCCCTGGAGGGCCCCACCTTGATCGCCCCCGTCCACATGAGCTTCCTCGATCCGCCCGTCATCGGCTCGCTCTGCCCGCGACGGCTCAGGTTCATGGCGAAGGAAGAGCTGTTCCGACCGGCACTTCTCAACGTCCTGATCCGCAGTTTGGGCGCCTTTCCCGTGCGGCGGGGCCACAACGATTCCACGGCCGTGAAGAACGCCCTCGCCATGCTGGCGGACAAGCAAGCCGTGCTCGTCTTCCCCGAGGGAGCCCGCAATGACGGAGAGACCATGCTTCCGATTCAGATCGGCCTCGCGATGATGGCCAAGCGCAGCGGGGCCAAGGTCGTCCCGGTCGGCCTGCAGGGCACCCAGAAGATGCTGCCCAAAGGGGCGAAAGGGCCAAGGCGCACCCGCGTGACCATCGCCTTCGGCAAGCCCTTCACCTATGCCGAGGTCACCGAGGGGCTCCCCGACCGCGAGGCTCGTGCCCGCTTCGTCGAGGTTCTCGGAGCGCGGATCGCGGAGGCTTGCGCCCTAGCGGGCAACCCGATCAAAAGCGCGTCGTCAGACCCGCCGAGAACAGAGTCCCACCCCGTTCAAACACAGCCTTAAACGTTGCGAACGGCACAGGGCGCAGCTCGATGCCACCGGCAAGCCGCAGGCTGTCGTGCTCCGCCAGAAACAGGAGTTTATCGCTGATCGGCAAGCTCACGGCGAAGAACAAAAGCCCGCTTTTGCGGCTCCAAAAGCCGATTGTAAGGTCGGTCGGCACGTCTTGGTTCAGGTCGCCGACGTTTCCGTAGCGATAGGTCATCGCGAGGTAACCGGCCCGCCCCCCTTCCGTCTTGTTGGCCAGGTCGAGAAGCCCGACGCTGATGCCGGGAGCGATGTCCGTGATCGGGGGCGTGAAGTTGTAGGCAAGGTCAAGAGTCGGTTCCCACTGCCCGCCCTCGTTGCGCACGAAGTTGATCTCCCCATCGTACGACTGCAGGAACCCGGCCCCCAGCCAAGCCTGCGCCCGCTCCTCGCCGGGCTGGAAAAGCGCCTCGATCCGGACCTGGCCCTCCAGGAGCTTTCGCCCCATCGGCACCCGAATCTCGCGGTCGGCATGAGCCACGCTGGAAAGCAGGGCCAGGACGAGGGGTGACAGACGCACCCCCGCACCATACCCACCGGGCCGCCGCATCCCTGGCACCCCCGGCTCTAAGCCAGCCGCACCGGCAAGATCCGCAACCGCCGCGCCGGGTCTTGGCCGACACACTCGGCCGCGAGCCGCTTGGACTCCACGATCTGAAGTTGCATCTTCCTCACAGAGGAGTTCTGCGGCGTGAGTTCCACCGGACGCCCGGTGCGAAGCACCGTTGCCACCGCGTCGCTCACCTCTTGCAGGGCGCCCGCCTCAGCGTCTCGGTCGATCCCGCTTCCTCGCAGAACCTCCTCCAGGGCCGAGGCGATCTGGCTGAACGTGTTCGACTTCACCACCACCGTCGGCAAGGGTCGGCCCAGCTCGCGGAGCTTGGCCGGCTTGGCCTGCGCCGTCGAGCGGATCGCGATCACCGCGTCGGCCTGGTGGATGTCGTTCGTGATGTAGGCCGGCGCCTTTCTCTCGCGGATCGCCCGCTCCAGCCTTGTCCGAGCGATCCCGTACGGAAAGATGCGCATCACCTTGGCCGGTTTGGGCTGGGGCTCGGCTTTGGGCGCCTTCTCTGGCTCGGCGGTGGCGGTGCGGCCCTTGCGCCCTCCCCGCTCCGGCGGGTCGGGCGGCTGCGGCTTGCGGGCCGAGAGCGAGGGGAAGCGCTCGTTGAAGCCCGGCTCGTCGATCTCGCCCACCACCTCTTGCTGCACGACCTCGACGTCGCCCTCGGCCCGGCGAACCCGGACTTCCGGCCTCGGCAGCACCCCGCGCAACATCAGGTCCACCGTCTTCTGCACGTCGTGGTGCACGGCCAGCTTGTCGTAGTCGATCAGCTCGATCACCACCTGGAAGGTCGGCGGGGCCTTGCGCTCCAGGATCGTCTTCTGCGTGCCCCTGCGCCGCGCCTCGTCGTCGCTCAAGGTCACCGCCTGGATGCCACCGATGAGGTCCGCCAGCGAGGGGTTCAGCATCAGGTTCTCCAGAGTCTGCCCGTGGGCGGTCGCGATTAGCTGCACGCCGCGCTCGGCGATGGTGCGGGCGGCCATGGCTTCCGCCTCGTTGCCGATCTCGTCGATCACGATCACCTCGGGCATATGGTTCTCCACCGCCTCGATCATCACGTTGTGCTGCTCGCTGGGGCGGCGCACCTGCATGCGGCGGGCACTGCCCACGGCCGGGTGCGGCACGTCGCCGTCGCCCCCGATCTCGTTCGAGGTGTCCACGATCACCACCCGCTTCTCGACCTCGTCCGCCAGAACCCGGGCCACCTCGCGCAACTTCGTGGTCTTGCCCACTCCCGGCCGTCCCAAGATCAAGATCGACTGCCCCGCACGAACGATGTCGTCGATGATGTCGATCGTGCCCTCTAGCGCTCGGCCCACCCGGCAGGTCAAGCCCACCACCCGCCCCTGGCGGTTGCGGATGCAGGAGATGCGGTGCAGCGTGCGCTCGATGCCCGCACGGTTGTCCTCCCCAAAGTCGCCGATCTTCTTGACCACGTGCTCAAGGTCGTGCTCGGTCACCGTGATCCCGTGCCACCGCTCAAAGCCGCTCCGGTACCGCGCCTCGGCAGGGCGGCCGTAGTCCAGAACCACTTCGACAAGTTCGTTGAGGTCCGGGCTCGTGACCAGTTTCTCTTTTATGTGGGAGGGAAGGACGTCGAGGAGCTGCAGCAGGCCGTCATGGATCAAAGACATCGGCTACCTCAATATGGACGCCCACTCCGCCCCACATGTACCAGCGGGGCCCAGAAGATTAAGAAAGGTTAATGGGGAAAGGGTGGGGGCTCAGGCTCGGACTTATGGCTAAACCGAGACCCGCCGCCCCCTGCCCCCTCTCGCCGGACTTCTGTCCAACGCCTGGCCTCCGACTCAAGTCTAACCGCACCCAGGCAGCCTTCACTTGTCCCGGCCGTTCCAGGGACGGGGCGGGTATTTCTGGGGGGTATGGGACCCGTAGCACTTGCCCTAGCCCTTCTCTTACAGCCCGGCGCGCCCCAGCGGGTCTGCCTGACCTGGTCGGGCGACCCCGCGACCACCGCGACCGTCACCTGGCGCACGGACGGAGACCTGGGCGACCAGAAGGCGGAGTTCGCCCTCGCCTCGGCCGACCCCCGCTTTCGCGGGAGCGCCCAGACCGTGGGCGCGCTGAACACCCGGGTGGAGCTCGACACCAAGGCCAGCGCTTGGTACCACCGGGCGACCCTCACCAACCTGAAGCCGGAGACGATTTACGCCTACCGGGTGGGCGACGGCAAGGCCTGGAGCGAGTGGTTCCAGTTCAAGACGGCCTCGCCCGAGTTCAAACCGTTCGAGTTCGTCTACTTCGGCGACGCCCAGAACGAGATCAAGTCCATGTGGAGCCGGGTGGTGCGGCAGGCGCACCGGGACGCCCCCTATGCGGCCTTCATGCTGCACGCTGGCGACCTCGTGAATACGAACGACAGCGACAAGGAGTGGGGCGAGTGGTTCGAGGCGGGCGGTTGGCTGCACTCGCAGATCCCGGTGGTCGCGACCCCCGGGAACCATGAGTACGGCAAGGCGGCGGACGGGAAGCGGCTGACCCCGCTCTGGACGCCGCAGTTCGCCTTTCCCGCGAACGGTCCCGCCGGGCTGGAAGGGTCTTGCTACTATGTGGACTTCCAAGGGTGCCGGGTGGTCAGCCTCAACTCCAATGAGAAGGTCGAGGAGCAGGCCGTCTGGCTCGACCGAGTGCTGGCCGAGAACCCCAACCGCTGGACGTTCGTGACTTTCCACCATCCGGTTTACTCGACGGCGGTGGGCCGGGACAACCCTAAGGTGAGGGGCCAGTGGCAGCCCATCTTCCAGGAGCACAAGGTGGACCTGGTGCTGCAAGGGCACGACCACACCTACGGCCGGAGGAACGTGCCTACCGGTGCGAACGTCCGCGACGGGGCCGGGGTGGTCTATGTGGTGAGCGTGGCCGGGCCGAAGATGTACCGCCTGGGCGAGACGGCGCTGAACGACATGAAGCGGGTGGCCGAGTACACCCAGCTCTACCAAGTGGTGAAGGTCGAGTACGACAAGCTGCGGTTCGAGTCTCGCACGGCGACGGGCGAGCTCTACGACGCCTTTGAGCTGCGCCGTCGACCAAATGGTGGAAACGATCTGGAAGAGATCAAGCCCGAGGTGCCGCAAAGGATCGACCCGAAAGGCGCCTCGGACGAGAAAGACGGGGGATAACCCCCTCCCCCTTACCCCCTCCCCAAGCTTGGGGAGGGGGGGTACCGGTGCCTTGCGTCTTGCCGCGAGGCATGGATCCAGCGCGGAGTGGCGCCAAGTCCCCCCTCCCCAGGCTTGGGGAGGGGGTCAGGGGGAGGGGTGCGCGGGACGCCCAGGTTTATTCCTCTCCCTTCGCCTCGGCGAGGGTGAGGCTGACGTCCTTGACCGCGCCGGACTGCCACACCTTGACCGTGACCTTGGCGCCGGGGCGGAGGGGGGAGACGGCGGCGAAAAAGTCGGTCGGCTCTTTCACCTCCTTGCCGTTGATGCTGGTAATGACGTCCCAGCGGCCGATGCCGGCTTGGGCGGCGGGGAGGCCCTGCTGCACATCCAGCACGACGACGCCATGGTCGGGCGGGTCGGTGGAGGCATTGGCATACTGGCGGAGTTCGGCGCGGGCGTCGGCCATGGCGAGCAGCTGGGAGCGCGGGCTGAGCGAGACCCCGAGGATGCCGTACTTGGCGTAGCCGAACTTCAGGATGTCCTCCACGACCGTCTTCATCCGGTTCACGGGGATGGCGAAGCCGATGCCCACGTTGCCGCCGTTGATGCTGGCGATGCTGGAGTTGATGCCCACGAGCTGGCCGGCCGAGTTCACGAGGGCCCCGCCCGAATTGCCCTGGTTGATGGCCGCGTCGGTCTGGATGCCGTCGATGAAGACGGAGTTGGTCTGGCTGGGCAGTTGCCGGCCGATGCTGCTGACCACGCCCGCGCTGAGCGTGTTCTTGAAGCCGAGGGGGTTGCCGATGGCGAGCACCCACTCGCCCACCTCGAGCTTGCTGCTGTCGCCGAGGTCGATCGGCACGAGGTTCGGGAGCTCGACCTTGAGCACGGCGAGGTCGGCCCGGGGATCGGTGCCGACGATCTTGGCGGGGGCGGTGCGGCCGTCGCTGAGGGTGACGCTGACCGCATCGGCCAGACGGCTGCCACGGAAGCCCATGTCCACGCGGACGACGTGGTTGTTCGTCACGATGTAGCCGCTCTGGTCGATGACGACGCCGGAGCCCTGGGAATAGGGCCGGTCCATCACCTCGCCGAACATGCGGCCCCGCACCCGGGTATCGATGCTGACCACGCTGGGCAGCACCTTCTTCGCGGTCGCCCGGAAGTCGTTGTCGGCGACGCCTTCCAGGCTCGCGTTTTTCAGCACGACGGGGGGCTGGTTCAGCCTGGTGCTGACCTGCCGGGTCTCGACGACGCGGTTCAGTTGCAGCGCCCCGAAGACCCCGGCGAACACGGCCAGGAAGACGCCGACGACCAACAAGACGAGCACGCCTTTCTTCATTGTTAAATTCTACACGCCGATACGGCGGGCGAGTGCCCCGAATGGCGAAGGAAGCGAAAGAGCCCTAGGCGGACGCGCTCCCGGCACAGTCCCCAGCCGGTCTACCGGCACGGGCTTCTGCAGGCCAGGGGGCGTAGAATGAGTTTGTGGACAACCGGCCCGCGCTTGCCGGGCTCCCGCCCGACCGCATGGTCGAGGTGGCGCAGGCCCTTGGGCAACCCTCGTACCGTGGGCGGCAGCTCACAAAGTGGGTCTATCAAAAGGCGGCCCGGAGCTTTGAGGAGATGGCGGATCTGCCCGCCGCCTTCCGCACCCAGCTGGAAGAACACTACCGGGTCTCGCCGCTTGTGGTCGCCGACCACAAGACCAGCCGCGACGGGGTGGAAAAGCTGCTCGTGCACAACGGCGACGAACAGGTCTACGAGTGCGTGCTCTTGCCCTATGCCGACCGCGTCTCGTGCTGCATCAGCAGCCAGGTGGGGTGCCCGATGGGGTGCACGTTCTGCGCGACCGGCCTGGGCGGTTTCGACCGCAACCTGACGGCGGCGGAGATCATCGGCCAGTACCTGCTTCTCCAGTCGCTGAGCCCACGCCGAGTGAGCCACGTGGTCTTCATGGGCATGGGCGAACCGTTGCTGAACCTGGAGGCGCTCGTGGAGGCCATGCGGCTGCTGCACGAAGAGGTCGGGCTGAGCTACCGACACCTCACCGTCTCGACCGTCGGCCTCGTACCGCAAATCAGGCAGCTCGCTCGCCTGAAGCTTCCCATCCACCTCGCCCTCTCGCTCCACTCCCCGCTCGACTCGGTCCGGGAGACGCTCATGCCTGTGAACCACAAGTGGCCGGTGGCGGAGGTGATGCAGGCCATGCGCGAATACCAGGCCGCGACCGGGAGAAAAGTCACGTTCGAATACCTCCTGATAGACCAGGTGAACGATACGCCCGACCAGGCGGAGGCGCTGGCACGTCTAGTGAAGGGCCTCCCGTGTTTTGTGAACCTCATCCCGTTCAATTGGGTCGACACCGGCCAGGGCTTCCGCCGTCCGGAACGCGAGCGCGTCGCCGCATTTCGCCGGGTCTTGGAGAAGTTCGGGGTGGAGGTGGCCGAACGCGTGGAGCGCGGTCACGACATCGCCGCCGCCTGCGGCCAATTGGCGGGGCAGCACACGGGACGGTTCGGCAAGCGGGGACTCACACCCCTACGCGTAGAGTGAAGGACACTTCACGGTTGGGAGGCGGGTCGCGGGCCGGAAAAATCCTCGGCTTGGTCCTGCTTGCCCTCCTCCTCGTCTCCGGCTGCTCCGTCCCCAAGAGGCAGAGGCCGGCTCCAAAGCCGGAAGAGCGGGAGCCGGAGAAGATCACGGCGATCGCGCCCGAGATCACGGTGACCGACAAGGAGGGCGAGAAGGCGTTCGTCGTCCGGAGCGACTCGACCCGGCTTGAGCTCCGCGAAGGTGAAGGAAGCCTCGCGCGCCTCAACCGGATCACGGGCGAGATTTACCGGAACGGGAAGATCGCGAGCCGGATCGAGGCGGATACGGCCCGAGTCGACCAGGCGGCCAAGACCCTCACCGCGTTCGGCAACGTGCGCATGACCCGCGAAGAGGGCGTGGACGCGGGACAAGGCGGCAAGCCCGACCTCGGCGGCCTCGTGATGAACGCGCGCCGGATGGTCTATTCCAAGGGACAAGAACGGATCGAGGCAGAAGGCGACGTCACGGTATCCTCCGACAAGTTCGTGATGGGCCCGATCCCGAAGCTCTGGGCGAACGAGGACCTGACGACGTTCGCCACCCCCGACAAGTTCTAATGCGACGAAACCTCCTGCGCCTGCTCGCCTTGTCCGCTCTCGTGGGAGTCGCCCTGACGGCTGGCTCGCAGCGCGCCCAGCGGCCCTTCCTGGCGGACAAGCAGGGGCGCTTCGCCATCTTCAACGTCGCTTCCGGCCGGGCGGACTTTCAACCGGGCGGAGGGATCGCCTTCGAGGCGGCGGGCACGCCGGTGAACGGATACTCGCTGGAACAGAACCTGGAGTTCAAGATGCGAGAGATCAAGGGCGAGACGGTCCAAACCAAGGGCGGGCCGATGCGGCTGAAATCCGGCCAAGCCCGCGGCGGGGTCGAGATCACCGTGAACCGCAACGCTTCGCGCACCACGCTCGGCACCGAACTCGCCACCATCGCCGACGACGGCGAGGCGGCCAGGATCACGCTGCCCGGCACGTTCACCATGAACGACGAGACGGCAACCGCCAACCGGCGACGGTCGATCCAGGTGCGGGGCACCTCAGGGCGGTTCGTGCTGGAGACCCTCACGAACGCCAAGACTGACCCCTTGCGCACCGCAGACGTCAGCGGGCCCGTGACCTTGCGCATGGTGACGGACTCCGCGCGCCAGGCGGGCACCGACAAGAACGTGATCGACGCCCGGGGCGACTCGATGACCTACAACCGCGCGACCCGCCGCCTGGTGCTCTCGGGCGACGTCACCATCAACAGCCTGCAGTCCCCCGCCCAGGGCGCCGGCTTCGAAGGCGTGATGACAGTCGACCGCATGGAGGTCGAGTTCGACGAGAACTACCAGATCAAGACCGTCCGCACCAGCACCGGGCGGGGCGACTTCCAGGAATCAAGGGGCGGATGAAGGTCCGTTCTGAATC carries:
- a CDS encoding metallophosphoesterase family protein; translation: MGPVALALALLLQPGAPQRVCLTWSGDPATTATVTWRTDGDLGDQKAEFALASADPRFRGSAQTVGALNTRVELDTKASAWYHRATLTNLKPETIYAYRVGDGKAWSEWFQFKTASPEFKPFEFVYFGDAQNEIKSMWSRVVRQAHRDAPYAAFMLHAGDLVNTNDSDKEWGEWFEAGGWLHSQIPVVATPGNHEYGKAADGKRLTPLWTPQFAFPANGPAGLEGSCYYVDFQGCRVVSLNSNEKVEEQAVWLDRVLAENPNRWTFVTFHHPVYSTAVGRDNPKVRGQWQPIFQEHKVDLVLQGHDHTYGRRNVPTGANVRDGAGVVYVVSVAGPKMYRLGETALNDMKRVAEYTQLYQVVKVEYDKLRFESRTATGELYDAFELRRRPNGGNDLEEIKPEVPQRIDPKGASDEKDGG
- a CDS encoding trypsin-like peptidase domain-containing protein, whose product is MKKGVLVLLVVGVFLAVFAGVFGALQLNRVVETRQVSTRLNQPPVVLKNASLEGVADNDFRATAKKVLPSVVSIDTRVRGRMFGEVMDRPYSQGSGVVIDQSGYIVTNNHVVRVDMGFRGSRLADAVSVTLSDGRTAPAKIVGTDPRADLAVLKVELPNLVPIDLGDSSKLEVGEWVLAIGNPLGFKNTLSAGVVSSIGRQLPSQTNSVFIDGIQTDAAINQGNSGGALVNSAGQLVGINSSIASINGGNVGIGFAIPVNRMKTVVEDILKFGYAKYGILGVSLSPRSQLLAMADARAELRQYANASTDPPDHGVVVLDVQQGLPAAQAGIGRWDVITSINGKEVKEPTDFFAAVSPLRPGAKVTVKVWQSGAVKDVSLTLAEAKGEE
- the rlmN gene encoding 23S rRNA (adenine(2503)-C(2))-methyltransferase RlmN encodes the protein MDNRPALAGLPPDRMVEVAQALGQPSYRGRQLTKWVYQKAARSFEEMADLPAAFRTQLEEHYRVSPLVVADHKTSRDGVEKLLVHNGDEQVYECVLLPYADRVSCCISSQVGCPMGCTFCATGLGGFDRNLTAAEIIGQYLLLQSLSPRRVSHVVFMGMGEPLLNLEALVEAMRLLHEEVGLSYRHLTVSTVGLVPQIRQLARLKLPIHLALSLHSPLDSVRETLMPVNHKWPVAEVMQAMREYQAATGRKVTFEYLLIDQVNDTPDQAEALARLVKGLPCFVNLIPFNWVDTGQGFRRPERERVAAFRRVLEKFGVEVAERVERGHDIAAACGQLAGQHTGRFGKRGLTPLRVE
- the lptC gene encoding LPS export ABC transporter periplasmic protein LptC, with the translated sequence MVLLALLLVSGCSVPKRQRPAPKPEEREPEKITAIAPEITVTDKEGEKAFVVRSDSTRLELREGEGSLARLNRITGEIYRNGKIASRIEADTARVDQAAKTLTAFGNVRMTREEGVDAGQGGKPDLGGLVMNARRMVYSKGQERIEAEGDVTVSSDKFVMGPIPKLWANEDLTTFATPDKF